A stretch of the bacterium genome encodes the following:
- the trxA gene encoding thioredoxin — MPEHLTKDTFMTKVFDYEHNKDWKFEGDIPCVIDFYADWCGPCKMIAPIIEELSTEYAGTVNFYKINTEQEQELAGAFGIRSIPSLLFIPLEGKPKMAMGALPKDQLKSIIDTDLLGAAG; from the coding sequence ATGCCTGAACACCTGACAAAAGACACTTTCATGACGAAAGTATTCGATTACGAGCATAACAAAGACTGGAAATTCGAGGGCGATATTCCCTGTGTCATCGATTTTTACGCCGACTGGTGCGGTCCCTGCAAGATGATCGCGCCCATCATCGAGGAGCTCTCGACTGAATACGCGGGCACGGTGAATTTCTACAAGATCAACACCGAGCAGGAGCAGGAGCTTGCAGGGGCGTTTGGTATCCGGAGCATACCCTCGCTCCTCTTCATTCCCCTTGAAGGCAAGCCGAAGATGGCAATGGGCGCTCTTCCCAAAGACCAGCTGAAATCGATTATCGACACGGATCTGCTCGGCGCGGCCGGGTAA
- the lepB gene encoding signal peptidase I, translated as MKKLLAFLKYFFTDPRQFSLTNLVIVFTLLAVLQASVLSLHKVVSESMEDTLLVGDTLLLFRTWYGFRPPFFNHAVTPGFKPQPDDIVICIYPGDPKQEYVKRIAAIGGDTVAIDRKHLFVNGNPVPPPQTAKFADPEILRKENARRDFYPLKVVERDSLFVLGDNRDFSFDSRSWGPLPSKNLRGKVGYILFSLDPKVPWSDFRHKLRKGRFFIPVK; from the coding sequence ATGAAAAAACTGCTTGCGTTCCTGAAATACTTTTTTACCGATCCTCGCCAGTTCAGCCTCACTAATTTAGTCATCGTCTTTACGCTCCTGGCGGTGCTTCAGGCTTCGGTGCTGAGCCTTCACAAGGTGGTTTCGGAATCCATGGAGGATACCCTCCTTGTGGGAGACACGCTGCTCTTGTTCAGGACATGGTACGGGTTCAGGCCGCCGTTTTTCAACCACGCGGTCACTCCGGGTTTCAAGCCGCAGCCGGACGATATCGTGATCTGCATATATCCCGGCGACCCGAAGCAGGAATATGTGAAGCGGATTGCGGCGATTGGAGGCGATACAGTCGCGATAGACCGCAAGCACCTCTTTGTGAACGGCAATCCCGTGCCGCCGCCACAAACAGCGAAGTTCGCCGATCCGGAGATACTCCGAAAGGAGAATGCCCGTCGGGATTTCTATCCGCTCAAGGTTGTCGAAAGAGACTCACTCTTCGTTCTCGGCGATAACCGGGACTTCTCGTTCGACTCGCGGTCATGGGGTCCGCTCCCAAGCAAGAATCTCCGCGGCAAGGTAGGGTACATACTCTTCAGCCTCGATCCGAAGGTACCGTGGTCGGACTTCAGACACAAGCTCAGAAAGGGGCGGTTTTTCATACCGGTGAAGTGA